A region from the Paraburkholderia youngii genome encodes:
- a CDS encoding DUF1501 domain-containing protein, which yields MLSRRQFLSVAAAGAGALLVSPRIAFAHVATDRRFVFVIQRGAADGLNIVVPYADPAYASLRGPLAIDASNAPHLDGTFALHPALAQMAKLYAQREALFVHAVASPYRDRSHFDGQNVLETGGTSPYRTKDGWLNRLAAQLPATRANAIAFAPTVPMALRGPASVTSYAPSGLPQASDDLLARVSQLYEQDAQLRPLWESAMAARSVAGDAGARQDPASLGKLAASFLARDDGPRIAMIETGGWDTHSAQNARLANQLKALDTMLAALRDGMGPSWSKTTVLVATEFGRTAAANGTGGTDHGTGSVAMVLGGSVQGGRVIADWPGLAPYQLYQSRDLKPTTSLDALIAGAASESLGLDPQRTAAALFGRTVAGGPMTGVVRA from the coding sequence ATGCTGTCACGCCGCCAGTTTCTGAGCGTCGCCGCCGCTGGTGCCGGCGCACTGCTCGTGTCGCCGCGAATAGCGTTCGCGCATGTCGCGACCGACCGCCGCTTCGTGTTCGTGATCCAGCGCGGCGCGGCCGATGGCCTGAACATCGTCGTGCCTTACGCGGACCCCGCGTATGCGAGTTTGCGCGGACCACTCGCGATCGATGCGTCGAACGCGCCGCATCTGGACGGCACGTTCGCGTTGCATCCGGCGCTCGCGCAAATGGCGAAGCTGTACGCGCAGCGCGAGGCGCTATTCGTGCACGCGGTCGCTTCGCCGTACCGCGACCGCTCGCATTTCGACGGACAGAACGTGCTGGAAACGGGTGGCACATCGCCGTATCGGACGAAGGATGGTTGGCTCAACCGGCTCGCCGCGCAATTGCCCGCGACCCGCGCGAACGCGATCGCGTTCGCGCCGACCGTGCCGATGGCGCTGCGCGGCCCCGCTTCGGTGACGTCGTATGCGCCGTCGGGGTTGCCGCAGGCGTCCGACGATCTGCTCGCCCGCGTGTCGCAACTCTACGAGCAGGACGCGCAGTTGCGTCCGCTGTGGGAATCGGCGATGGCGGCGCGCAGCGTCGCCGGCGATGCCGGCGCACGTCAGGACCCGGCGAGCCTCGGCAAGCTCGCGGCGAGTTTTCTGGCGCGCGACGACGGTCCGCGCATCGCGATGATCGAGACCGGCGGGTGGGACACGCACAGCGCGCAGAACGCGCGGCTCGCGAATCAGCTGAAGGCGCTCGACACGATGCTCGCGGCGTTGCGCGACGGCATGGGACCATCGTGGAGCAAGACCACGGTGCTGGTCGCGACGGAGTTCGGCCGGACCGCGGCCGCGAACGGCACGGGCGGCACCGATCACGGCACCGGCTCGGTCGCGATGGTGCTGGGCGGCTCGGTGCAGGGCGGTCGCGTGATAGCGGATTGGCCGGGGCTCGCGCCGTATCAGCTGTATCAGTCGCGTGACCTGAAGCCGACCACCTCGCTCGATGCGTTGATCGCAGGCGCCGCGAGTGAAAGTCTCGGGCTCGACCCGCAACGGACGGCAGCAGCGCTGTTTGGCCGGACCGTGGCGGGCGGACCGATGACGGGCGTCGTACGGGCGTGA
- a CDS encoding YXWGXW repeat-containing protein gives MISNRMSRLLGSTLSAALCCAATLTAAPAFAQVVIAPMAPPPPRVELVPAPRDGYVWDQGRWRWEHGRYVWAPGHWQPVRVGYHWVPGHWAQRGPHWRWIEGHWA, from the coding sequence ATGATCTCAAACCGCATGAGTCGCCTGCTCGGTTCCACGCTCAGCGCCGCGCTGTGCTGCGCGGCCACGCTGACCGCAGCACCCGCCTTCGCACAAGTGGTGATCGCGCCAATGGCGCCGCCGCCGCCGCGCGTCGAACTCGTGCCCGCGCCTCGGGACGGCTATGTGTGGGATCAGGGCCGCTGGCGCTGGGAGCACGGCCGCTATGTGTGGGCGCCGGGCCACTGGCAGCCGGTGCGGGTCGGCTATCACTGGGTGCCCGGGCACTGGGCGCAACGTGGGCCGCACTGGCGCTGGATCGAAGGACATTGGGCTTGA
- a CDS encoding DUF1800 domain-containing protein, which yields MAHSPNLNAAAVALNRFGLGARADDTPPADPKGWLLAQFEQYQPRPDAWANQPDSIALSTQLAQQRMQIEQQAKQKAGEESNSNRNANNIATNIASNAAAASQTDAQAAKLSERKAFRVEILDLYRSSVNARVASALSTQTPFVERLVHFWANHFAVSAEKPGVAALAGSFEAEAIRPHVLGRFEDMLVAVERHPAMQLFLDQTRSVGPDSMAALRAAQRNPDNRRGLNENLAREIMELHTLGVRSGYSQDDVTEFARALTGWSLVGNPGNGGANANRRTMEPSGEPGSFVFRQALHEPGSRTIMGRRYDEAGEQQALAILHDLAHAPATAQHIGAKLARHFVADNPPAGVSVRLADAFTRSDGDLPTVYRALIDMPQAWSPGAVKFKTPWEWTISSMRGLGWHDLGNLQSAPILTQLGQPVWRPGSPAGYDDIAASWAAPDALVRRVEVAQRFASRVGDRLDARSLGQTLLAGSLSEPTATAVSRAESAATAIALLLVSPDFQRR from the coding sequence ATGGCCCACTCACCGAACCTGAATGCCGCGGCGGTCGCACTGAACCGCTTCGGCCTCGGCGCACGCGCCGACGATACGCCGCCAGCCGATCCGAAGGGATGGCTGCTCGCCCAGTTCGAGCAGTACCAGCCGAGGCCGGACGCGTGGGCGAATCAGCCCGATTCGATCGCGTTGTCGACGCAGCTCGCGCAGCAGCGCATGCAGATCGAGCAGCAGGCGAAGCAGAAGGCGGGCGAGGAATCCAACTCGAACCGGAACGCGAACAACATCGCAACCAACATCGCCAGCAACGCGGCAGCAGCCAGCCAGACCGACGCGCAAGCTGCGAAGCTATCCGAACGAAAGGCGTTTCGCGTCGAAATCCTCGACCTGTACCGCTCGTCGGTCAATGCGCGCGTCGCAAGCGCGCTGAGTACGCAGACGCCATTTGTCGAACGCCTCGTGCATTTCTGGGCGAACCACTTTGCGGTGTCGGCCGAAAAACCCGGCGTCGCGGCGCTTGCCGGGTCGTTCGAAGCGGAAGCGATTCGCCCACACGTGCTCGGCCGTTTCGAGGACATGCTGGTGGCCGTCGAGCGTCATCCGGCCATGCAGCTGTTCCTCGACCAGACCCGCTCGGTCGGTCCCGACAGCATGGCGGCGCTGCGCGCCGCGCAGCGCAATCCGGACAACAGACGCGGACTCAACGAGAACCTCGCGCGCGAGATCATGGAACTGCACACGCTCGGCGTGCGCAGCGGCTATAGCCAGGACGACGTGACCGAGTTCGCGCGTGCGCTGACCGGCTGGAGTCTCGTCGGCAATCCGGGGAACGGCGGCGCCAATGCAAACCGGCGCACGATGGAGCCAAGCGGCGAACCCGGCAGCTTCGTGTTTCGCCAGGCGCTGCATGAACCGGGCTCGCGCACGATCATGGGACGCCGCTACGACGAAGCCGGCGAGCAGCAGGCGCTCGCGATCCTGCACGACCTCGCGCACGCGCCGGCCACCGCGCAGCATATCGGCGCGAAGCTCGCGCGCCATTTCGTCGCCGACAATCCGCCGGCTGGCGTGAGCGTTCGTCTGGCCGATGCGTTCACCCGCAGCGACGGCGATCTGCCGACCGTCTATCGCGCGTTGATCGATATGCCGCAAGCGTGGTCGCCGGGCGCGGTGAAGTTCAAGACGCCGTGGGAGTGGACCATTTCGTCGATGCGCGGACTCGGCTGGCACGACCTCGGTAATCTGCAGAGCGCGCCGATCCTGACGCAGCTAGGGCAGCCGGTGTGGCGACCCGGTTCGCCCGCCGGCTACGACGATATCGCCGCGAGCTGGGCCGCACCCGATGCGCTCGTGCGCCGCGTCGAAGTCGCGCAACGCTTCGCTTCGCGCGTGGGCGACCGGCTCGATGCGCGCTCGCTCGGGCAGACCTTGCTGGCTGGCTCGCTCAGCGAGCCGACGGCCACGGCGGTGTCGCGCGCGGAAAGCGCGGCGACGGCGATCGCGCTGCTGCTCGTATCGCCCGATTTTCAACGGAGGTGA
- a CDS encoding mannose-1-phosphate guanylyltransferase/mannose-6-phosphate isomerase, with translation MHIHPVVLCGGSGTRLWPMSRGGYPKQYLALTGEHTLVQQTVLRLGGIDGVTAPIVVTNNEQRFLVAEQLRQVDVGSANIVLEPASRNTAPAIAVAALLALRDTPDALLLVLPSDHVIAGEAAFVKAVEAAAQIAKDGRLVTFGITPTEPHTGYGYIRAGAPLIDGTQTFAVDSFVEKPDAATAQRFIDEGRYYWNSGMFMLKASTYMDELRRYEPEIARQAELSLQNAQQDYDFVRLDAESFAACPNISVDNAVMEKTQRAAVVAVADLGWNDIGSWTALADIAERDAQNNALIGDVLTDAVSNSYIRAEHRLVAAIGLENVVIVETADAVLVANRDQAQNVKKIVAQLNAMGRHESVTHRRVVRPWGSYEGIDSGERFQVKRIVVNPGAQLSLQMHHHRAEHWIVVKGTAVVTNGDKEIMLTENQSTYIPLGVTHRLLNPGRIPLELIEVQSGAYLGEDDIVRFEDTYGRVAKV, from the coding sequence ATGCACATCCATCCCGTAGTTCTTTGCGGCGGCAGCGGCACGCGACTGTGGCCGATGTCGCGCGGCGGCTATCCGAAGCAGTACCTCGCACTGACAGGCGAACACACGCTGGTCCAGCAAACCGTGTTGCGCTTGGGCGGCATCGATGGTGTCACCGCGCCGATCGTCGTCACGAACAACGAGCAGCGTTTTCTTGTCGCCGAACAACTGCGCCAGGTCGACGTGGGTTCCGCAAACATCGTGCTGGAACCGGCAAGTCGCAACACCGCGCCGGCCATCGCGGTGGCCGCGTTGCTCGCATTGCGCGACACGCCCGACGCGTTGCTGCTCGTGCTGCCGTCCGATCATGTGATCGCGGGCGAGGCCGCCTTCGTCAAGGCAGTCGAAGCGGCGGCGCAGATCGCGAAAGATGGACGTCTGGTCACGTTCGGCATCACGCCGACCGAGCCGCATACCGGCTACGGTTACATTCGCGCGGGTGCGCCGCTGATCGACGGCACGCAGACGTTCGCGGTCGACTCGTTCGTCGAGAAGCCCGATGCCGCGACCGCCCAGCGCTTCATCGATGAGGGCCGCTACTACTGGAATAGCGGCATGTTCATGCTGAAAGCGTCGACGTATATGGACGAGTTGCGCCGCTACGAGCCGGAGATCGCGCGTCAGGCCGAGTTGTCGCTGCAGAACGCGCAGCAGGATTACGATTTCGTGCGTCTCGATGCCGAGTCGTTTGCGGCCTGCCCGAACATTTCCGTCGATAACGCGGTGATGGAGAAGACCCAGCGCGCGGCCGTCGTCGCGGTCGCCGACCTCGGCTGGAACGACATCGGTTCGTGGACTGCGCTCGCCGACATCGCCGAGCGCGATGCGCAGAACAACGCATTGATCGGCGACGTGCTGACCGACGCGGTCAGCAACTCGTATATTCGCGCCGAGCATCGGCTCGTGGCCGCCATTGGGCTCGAGAACGTCGTGATCGTCGAGACCGCGGACGCGGTGCTGGTCGCTAATCGTGACCAGGCGCAGAACGTGAAGAAGATCGTCGCGCAGCTCAATGCGATGGGGCGGCACGAGTCGGTCACGCATCGTCGTGTGGTGCGGCCTTGGGGTTCGTATGAGGGCATCGATAGCGGCGAGCGCTTCCAGGTCAAGCGCATCGTCGTCAATCCGGGCGCGCAGCTGAGTCTGCAGATGCATCATCATCGCGCCGAGCACTGGATCGTCGTGAAGGGCACCGCGGTCGTGACGAACGGCGACAAGGAAATCATGCTGACTGAGAACCAGTCGACCTATATTCCGCTCGGCGTTACTCACCGGCTGCTGAACCCCGGCAGGATTCCGCTCGAGTTGATCGAGGTGCAGTCGGGCGCGTATCTCGGTGAGGACGATATCGTGCGGTTCGAGGATACGTACGGGCGCGTGGCGAAGGTTTAA
- a CDS encoding LLM class flavin-dependent oxidoreductase — translation MPKQIVLNAFDMNCVGHIQQGLWTHPRDQSTRYTDLQYWTDYAQKLEAGLFDGIFFADVVGVYDVYGGNPDAAIRGAVQVPVNDPTLLIPAMAAVTRHLSFGVTSNLSVEQPFLFARRMSTLDHLTRGRVGWNIVTGYLDSASRAIGLTGQMAHDDRYDLADEYMELVYKLWECSWEDDAMLRDKAHGVYADPSKVHVIHHHGKQYRVDAMHLAEPSPQRTPVLYQAGSSARGKQFAAAHAECVFVNGQAKPAVKSIVDDLRAHAVAGGRRADDIKVLLGQTVITGRTDQEAQEKFDEYRRYVSSEAALVHAAASLGIDFARYDIDEPIETGKSQAIVSNVEAMTRAAGPQWTRRKLLEQMVLGSRQQPLVGSAEKIASELITWTEEAGVDGFNLSRTVVPECFDDFIELVVPLLQERGAYKRAYRDGTLREKLFGHARLPETHTAARFRSPACAAAPADEARG, via the coding sequence ATGCCGAAGCAAATCGTACTCAACGCGTTCGACATGAACTGCGTAGGTCACATCCAGCAAGGGCTGTGGACCCATCCGCGCGATCAGTCCACGCGCTACACGGACCTGCAGTACTGGACCGACTATGCGCAAAAGCTCGAAGCGGGCCTGTTCGACGGCATCTTTTTCGCGGACGTGGTCGGCGTCTACGATGTCTACGGCGGCAACCCCGATGCCGCGATCCGCGGTGCCGTGCAGGTGCCGGTCAACGATCCGACGCTGCTGATTCCGGCGATGGCCGCGGTCACGCGGCATCTGTCGTTCGGCGTCACGTCGAATCTATCGGTCGAGCAGCCGTTTCTGTTCGCGCGCCGCATGTCCACGCTCGATCATCTGACGCGCGGCCGGGTCGGCTGGAATATCGTGACCGGCTATCTGGACAGCGCGTCGCGCGCGATCGGCTTGACCGGTCAGATGGCACACGACGACCGCTATGATCTCGCCGACGAGTACATGGAGCTCGTCTACAAGCTGTGGGAATGCAGCTGGGAGGACGACGCGATGCTGCGCGACAAGGCGCACGGCGTCTACGCGGACCCGTCGAAGGTCCACGTCATCCACCACCACGGCAAGCAATACCGCGTCGATGCGATGCATCTCGCCGAGCCGTCGCCGCAGCGCACCCCCGTGCTGTATCAGGCCGGCTCGTCCGCGCGCGGCAAACAGTTCGCGGCGGCACACGCGGAGTGCGTGTTCGTCAACGGGCAGGCGAAGCCGGCGGTCAAGTCGATCGTCGACGACCTTCGCGCGCACGCGGTCGCCGGCGGCCGCCGCGCCGACGACATCAAGGTGCTGCTCGGCCAGACCGTCATCACGGGCCGCACCGATCAGGAAGCGCAGGAGAAATTCGACGAGTACCGCCGCTATGTAAGCTCGGAGGCGGCGCTGGTGCACGCGGCCGCATCGCTTGGGATCGACTTCGCGCGTTACGACATCGACGAGCCGATCGAAACCGGCAAGAGCCAGGCGATCGTGTCGAACGTCGAAGCGATGACGCGCGCGGCCGGTCCGCAATGGACGAGGCGCAAGCTGCTCGAACAGATGGTGCTCGGCAGCCGCCAGCAGCCGCTCGTCGGCTCGGCCGAGAAAATCGCCAGCGAGCTGATCACATGGACCGAGGAAGCCGGCGTCGATGGCTTCAATCTGTCGCGCACCGTCGTGCCCGAGTGCTTCGACGATTTCATCGAACTGGTCGTGCCGCTGCTGCAGGAACGTGGCGCGTATAAGCGCGCGTACCGCGACGGCACGCTGCGCGAAAAACTGTTCGGCCATGCGCGGCTGCCCGAGACTCACACCGCGGCGCGCTTCCGATCGCCGGCTTGCGCGGCGGCACCGGCCGACGAGGCTCGCGGCTGA
- a CDS encoding HAD family hydrolase: MADFPFDAVLFDCDGVLVDSEPITNRVLTEMLGELGWHMSVEETMRIFVGKMVKDEAELIEAHTGFAITAEWLAQFRARRNVALDKELRAIDGASFAVRALHHTLNGRIAVASGADRIKIELQLVKAGLLDCFDGRIFSGHETPRSKPFPDVYLAAAAALGVEPARCAVIEDTVTGATAGVAAGATVFGYCPTHLGHSSATALHGAGAVHVFRDMAELPALLAGWSTR, encoded by the coding sequence ATGGCCGATTTTCCTTTCGACGCCGTGCTCTTCGACTGCGACGGCGTGCTCGTCGATTCCGAACCCATCACGAACCGCGTGCTCACCGAGATGCTCGGCGAGCTCGGGTGGCATATGAGCGTCGAAGAGACGATGCGCATTTTCGTCGGCAAGATGGTCAAGGACGAAGCGGAACTGATCGAGGCGCACACCGGCTTTGCCATCACGGCCGAGTGGCTGGCGCAGTTCCGCGCGCGTCGCAACGTGGCGCTCGACAAGGAGTTGCGCGCGATCGACGGCGCCTCTTTCGCGGTGCGCGCACTGCACCATACGTTGAACGGACGCATTGCGGTGGCGTCGGGCGCGGATCGCATCAAGATCGAATTGCAGCTCGTGAAGGCCGGCCTCCTCGACTGCTTCGACGGGCGCATCTTCAGCGGACACGAAACGCCGCGCAGCAAGCCGTTTCCCGACGTCTACCTCGCCGCGGCCGCGGCACTCGGCGTCGAGCCGGCACGCTGCGCGGTGATCGAGGATACGGTGACGGGAGCGACCGCGGGCGTCGCGGCCGGCGCGACGGTATTCGGCTATTGCCCGACGCACCTCGGCCATAGCAGCGCGACCGCGTTGCATGGCGCGGGCGCGGTGCACGTGTTCAGGGACATGGCCGAGCTACCGGCGTTACTCGCGGGATGGAGTACGCGCTGA
- a CDS encoding flavin reductase — protein MLDKSTFRDAMAGLGAAVNIITSDGEAGLAGCTASAVCGVTDEPPTLLVCINRGSRNNAAFRSNGKLCVNVLSAEQQALAAHFATSALAIEERFAAAQWDKLETGAPVLQDALASLDCEIGSVTEVGTHTVFFCAVKAARTRGAGDALIYYGRRYHRVGERSVHATHQVAANQCEASACALSSHGSLRSADRRDRPAE, from the coding sequence ATGCTTGACAAGAGCACGTTCCGCGACGCGATGGCCGGTCTTGGCGCGGCCGTCAACATCATCACCAGCGACGGCGAAGCCGGCCTTGCGGGCTGCACCGCGTCCGCGGTCTGCGGCGTCACCGACGAGCCGCCGACGCTGCTCGTCTGCATCAATCGCGGCAGCCGCAATAACGCCGCGTTTCGCAGCAACGGCAAGCTCTGCGTGAACGTGCTGAGCGCCGAGCAGCAGGCGCTTGCCGCGCACTTCGCCACGAGCGCGCTCGCGATCGAAGAGCGCTTCGCGGCCGCGCAATGGGACAAGCTTGAGACCGGCGCGCCGGTGTTGCAGGACGCGCTCGCGTCGCTCGATTGCGAGATCGGGTCGGTGACTGAAGTCGGCACGCACACGGTGTTCTTCTGCGCGGTGAAGGCCGCGCGCACGCGGGGCGCGGGCGATGCGCTGATCTACTACGGACGCCGCTACCATCGCGTCGGCGAGCGCTCGGTGCACGCGACGCATCAGGTCGCGGCGAATCAATGCGAAGCGTCCGCCTGCGCGTTGAGTTCGCACGGCTCGTTGAGATCGGCGGACCGCCGCGATCGTCCGGCCGAATAG
- a CDS encoding IS5 family transposase (programmed frameshift), whose translation MAKPILDDELWALIEPLLPPPKPRRSRYPGRRPLDDRALLTGILFILQTGLRWDLLPREMGCGSGMSCWRRLRDWQAAGVWDRLHEVLLARLRAADQIDWSRVVVDSSSIRAVGAGPKTGPNPTDRARPGSKHHLITEAQGIPLAVILTGANRNDVTQLHPLVDAIPPIAGKRGRPLSKPRIVQGDRGYDHDKYRRPLHAAGIATEIARRGEPHGSGLGKTRWVVERTISWLHNFRRLRIRFERLAFIHEAFMKIACCIICWRKLKNSFC comes from the exons ATGGCTAAACCCATACTCGACGACGAACTTTGGGCACTCATTGAACCGTTACTGCCCCCTCCCAAACCAAGGCGAAGCCGTTATCCTGGGCGCAGGCCGCTCGATGATCGTGCGCTGCTCACTGGCATCCTATTCATCCTTCAGACAGGCCTGCGCTGGGACCTGCTGCCACGCGAGATGGGCTGCGGCAGCGGCATGAGTTGCTGGCGCCGTCTGCGGGACTGGCAGGCTGCTGGCGTCTGGGACCGACTGCATGAAGTCCTGCTCGCCAGGCTGCGCGCGGCTGACCAGATTGACTGGTCGCGTGTCGTCGTCGATTCCTCCTCGATCCGCGCCGTGGGCGCAGGTC CAAAAACGGGACCGAATCCCACGGACCGCGCGCGACCCGGTTCAAAGCACCACCTCATCACCGAAGCGCAGGGCATCCCGCTCGCGGTAATTCTCACGGGCGCCAACCGTAACGATGTTACCCAGCTTCACCCACTGGTTGACGCCATCCCACCCATTGCTGGCAAGCGTGGCCGGCCGCTTTCGAAGCCCCGCATTGTTCAAGGCGATCGGGGCTACGATCACGACAAATACCGCCGTCCGCTACACGCAGCCGGCATCGCGACTGAAATCGCCCGACGCGGCGAGCCCCACGGCAGCGGACTGGGCAAAACACGCTGGGTGGTCGAGCGCACCATTTCGTGGCTTCATAACTTTCGACGACTGCGCATCCGCTTCGAACGTCTTGCATTCATCCACGAAGCCTTCATGAAAATTGCCTGCTGCATCATCTGCTGGCGAAAGCTGAAGAACTCATTTTGTTAA
- a CDS encoding periplasmic heavy metal sensor: MNGRSWKFALLGSAVLNVFLLGAIAGGAYQWFATHGANQPVTQDQRALRFAAEPLSAQQRQAFIDGLKNARRDGRQYARDAREGRREVLRLLAAPQFDRAALDAALARTRAADSSLRAMVEASVADFAATLTPEERVKFAESLKLRGQWREAQPAPNARKPAANAASGE; the protein is encoded by the coding sequence ATGAACGGGCGCTCGTGGAAATTTGCGCTGCTGGGCTCCGCGGTGCTCAACGTGTTCCTGCTCGGCGCGATCGCCGGCGGCGCGTATCAGTGGTTCGCCACGCATGGTGCGAATCAGCCGGTGACGCAGGACCAGCGCGCGTTACGGTTCGCCGCCGAGCCGCTGTCGGCGCAGCAGCGGCAGGCGTTTATCGACGGCTTGAAGAACGCGCGGCGCGACGGGCGCCAGTATGCGCGTGACGCTCGCGAAGGGCGTCGTGAGGTATTGCGTTTGCTGGCCGCGCCGCAGTTCGATCGCGCCGCGCTCGATGCCGCGCTCGCGCGCACCCGCGCGGCCGACAGCAGCCTGCGCGCGATGGTCGAAGCGAGCGTCGCCGATTTCGCGGCGACGCTGACGCCCGAGGAGCGTGTCAAATTCGCCGAGAGCCTGAAGCTGCGCGGGCAATGGCGCGAAGCGCAGCCGGCGCCGAACGCAAGGAAACCGGCGGCGAATGCCGCCTCGGGCGAATAA
- a CDS encoding chondroitin 4-O-sulfotransferase produces MDVHVFRSSFVSYESTASGICLVIASHLAGRLCYGARYSFPTHSIRTDSSSRGRRAEIGALRGNSTKPRRRYSAYARLLLTSTSSLFGGCAALYHNWLLHLGPAVGFKIEATQHIAMTYVSKPLFFIHPPKCGGSTVISFFDLNLDRDKFINFVWGGVSQEKTRERFLASGIGGGHDPIGIHRDLKMPLEYCSILREPLSRQTSHYWFARNGKNGGVARGVSVSEAEALAQGGELSLDDWVGESCGGKNLFVQMLSGHGRVNRESLEIAIENVRQHIPTVGLCEDMSDFLLRLCGRTGMRLPFFIRTNVTEGVPKERSPLSERAREKFVEDNHLDYELYQYVCDEIARERESYGAIYTQAIEAVRQIQRRIDALDNPYIYTGKSNMFGFDENHLRMVREVATSADLSPIDAYIELAQSRRRECGDLFDGFVDAVNDDMVHGWAVNLSVPDKCVPIEIWVREKLVATTLTGNPRPDVAAAGYASERCGFAVRLPEEAQEGFRVKIAGSAQTIRSAGTWQRGWHVA; encoded by the coding sequence ATGGATGTGCATGTTTTCAGGTCCTCGTTTGTGTCTTATGAATCGACTGCATCGGGCATCTGCCTCGTGATTGCGTCGCATCTTGCAGGCCGTCTCTGTTACGGCGCCCGATATTCTTTCCCCACCCACTCCATTCGCACCGATTCGAGCTCGCGCGGCAGGCGCGCCGAGATCGGTGCGCTGCGCGGCAATTCGACGAAGCCGAGACGCCGGTACAGCGCCTATGCGCGCTTGTTGCTCACCAGTACATCGAGCCTTTTCGGGGGCTGCGCGGCTTTATATCACAACTGGTTGTTACACCTCGGGCCCGCCGTTGGATTTAAAATTGAGGCTACCCAACACATAGCAATGACCTACGTGAGCAAACCTCTGTTCTTCATACATCCGCCGAAATGTGGCGGTTCCACTGTTATTTCCTTTTTTGACCTTAATCTCGATCGCGATAAGTTCATCAATTTCGTATGGGGTGGTGTATCTCAGGAAAAAACGCGAGAGCGATTTTTGGCAAGCGGAATCGGCGGCGGTCATGATCCTATCGGCATTCATCGAGACCTAAAAATGCCGTTGGAATATTGCAGTATTTTGCGCGAACCGCTCAGTCGGCAGACCTCGCATTACTGGTTCGCGCGTAATGGAAAAAACGGGGGCGTCGCGCGCGGAGTTTCCGTTTCCGAGGCTGAAGCGCTGGCGCAAGGCGGTGAATTGTCTCTGGACGATTGGGTGGGCGAATCGTGCGGCGGCAAGAATCTGTTCGTGCAAATGCTGAGCGGTCATGGCCGTGTGAACCGTGAAAGCCTTGAAATCGCGATTGAGAACGTCCGGCAACATATCCCGACAGTCGGTCTCTGTGAAGACATGAGCGATTTTCTGCTTCGTCTTTGCGGTAGAACCGGAATGCGTTTACCGTTCTTCATCCGTACGAATGTGACGGAAGGCGTGCCCAAGGAGCGCTCGCCGCTATCCGAGCGAGCCCGTGAAAAATTTGTCGAAGACAATCACCTGGACTACGAGTTGTACCAGTATGTGTGCGATGAGATCGCACGGGAAAGGGAGTCGTACGGCGCTATCTATACCCAGGCCATAGAAGCTGTTCGCCAGATTCAGCGGCGGATCGATGCTCTCGACAATCCCTATATTTATACCGGCAAGTCGAACATGTTCGGGTTCGACGAAAATCATCTACGTATGGTGCGCGAGGTTGCTACTTCGGCTGATCTCTCTCCGATCGATGCATATATCGAGCTGGCGCAATCGCGTCGCCGCGAATGCGGCGACCTGTTCGATGGTTTCGTGGACGCAGTGAATGACGACATGGTGCACGGCTGGGCGGTGAATCTGAGCGTACCGGACAAATGCGTACCGATTGAAATATGGGTACGGGAAAAGCTGGTTGCGACGACGCTGACTGGCAACCCGCGGCCGGATGTGGCTGCTGCCGGCTATGCGTCCGAGCGTTGTGGCTTTGCTGTTCGGTTACCGGAGGAGGCGCAGGAGGGATTCAGAGTCAAGATTGCGGGATCTGCGCAAACGATACGATCTGCGGGGACCTGGCAGCGGGGTTGGCATGTGGCGTGA
- a CDS encoding nucleotidyltransferase family protein — protein MRPSVVLEMKRSVVREATSRFRAANPRVFGSVLHGTDRDGSDLDLLVDALPGATLFDLGGLQDELEALLGVHVDLLTPADLPQKSRAKVLAEAQPV, from the coding sequence ATGCGACCGTCCGTTGTACTCGAGATGAAGCGCAGCGTAGTGCGCGAAGCGACGAGCCGCTTCCGCGCAGCGAACCCGCGCGTGTTCGGCTCGGTGCTGCATGGCACCGACCGGGACGGCAGCGACCTCGATCTGCTGGTCGATGCGCTGCCCGGGGCGACGCTGTTCGACCTTGGGGGGTTGCAGGATGAACTGGAAGCGCTACTCGGCGTCCACGTCGATCTGCTGACCCCGGCCGACCTGCCGCAGAAGTCCCGGGCCAAGGTGCTAGCGGAGGCGCAGCCGGTATGA